From Brassica oleracea var. oleracea cultivar TO1000 unplaced genomic scaffold, BOL UnpScaffold00667, whole genome shotgun sequence, a single genomic window includes:
- the LOC106319865 gene encoding phenolic glucoside malonyltransferase 2-like, with the protein MALNVIENVRVRPATKSSDDSVDSFSLPLNFFELRWIKFHPNQRVIFYRHTESSSETFHSHILPKLKLSLSHVLRYYLPLAGLLTWDPKDPKPSIIVSKNDTVSLTVAETDADFSFLTSNGLRPASLFHPLVPELEISDDSATLLSVQITLFPNQGFCIGIASHHSVNDGTTSAMFIKSWSHICRLQENSNAMEFPLLPEDLTPTFDRTVINIPSGLESKMIDFLSSRSKDSDNLKTLKPPPLDEISSDVVRVTLELTSENIEKLRERVRNELARSPLELHLSAFVIAYAYSWTCVVKARGGNPNRPVRFIYTADFRARLDPPFPATYFGSCVLPSGWFQYEAGTFLKEGGFVKAVEILSDSVKRLGSQGIESFFEDYVQRGKNIIPDAQAGSVAGSTRLAINRTDFGWGRPVKTEFVSIDRNEAFSMLERRDDSGGVEIGVCLKKGEMNTFLSLFKDGLSD; encoded by the coding sequence ATGGCGCTAAACGTGATCGAGAACGTCCGAGTCAGGCCTGCTACCAAATCGTCCGATGACTCAGTGGACTCCTTCAGTCTCCCTCTAAACTTCTTCGAGTTACGCTGGATAAAATTCCATCCTAATCAGCGAGTCATCTTCTATAGACACACCGAGTCATCATCCGAGACATTTCACTCTCACATCCTCCCAAAgctcaagctctctctctcccatGTCCTCCGCTACTACCTCCCACTTGCAGGCCTCCTCACGTGGGACCCAAAAGATCCAAAGCCGTCCATCATCGTTTCCAAGAATGACACGGTGTCTCTTACTGTAGCAGAGACCGACGCAGACTTCTCCTTTTTAACCAGCAATGGACTACGTCCTGCGAGCCTGTTTCATCCTTTGGTACCTGAGTTAGAAATCTCTGATGACTCGGCGACCCTTCTTTCTGTGCAGATCACGTTGTTCCCGAACCAAGGATTCTGTATCGGCATTGCATCGCACCACTCTGTCAATGACGGAACAACGTCAGCAATGTTTATTAAATCATGGTCTCATATTTGCAGATTGCAAGAAAATAGCAACGCCATGGAGTTTCCTCTTCTTCCGGAGGATCTTACTCCGACGTTTGATCGTACGGTCATCAATATTCCATCCGGACTCGAGTCAAAAATGATCGACTTTTTGTCGTCTCGATCAAAGGACAGCGACAACCTTAAAACCCTGAAGCCACCACCCCTCGATGAGATAAGCTCCGACGTTGTCCGTGTCACTCTTGAGTTAACTTCGGAGAACATAGAGAAACTCCGGGAACGAGTCAGGAACGAATTAGCTCGCTCTCCGCTCGAGCTTCACTTGTCAGCCTTTGTCATCGCGTATGCTTACTCATGGACGTGTGTAGTGAAAGCGCGTGGAGGCAACCCGAACAGACCAGTACGCTTTATTTATACAGCAGACTTTAGGGCTCGTTTAGACCCGCCATTTCCTGCTACATACTTTGGGAGCTGTGTGCTACCCTCAGGCTGGTTCCAGTACGAAGCGGGAACATTTCTGAAAGAAGGTGGTTTTGTTAAAGCAGTCGAAATTCTAAGTGATTCGGTCAAACGTTTAGGTTCGCAAGGGATAGAGTCATTCTTTGAAGACTATGTGCAGAGAGGGAAGAATATTATACCAGATGCACAGGCGGGAAGTGTGGCAGGGTCAACCCGATTAGCGATAAACAGGACAGATTTTGGATGGGGCAGACCTGTTAAAACCGAGTTTGTGTCCATTGACCGCAATGAAGCATTCTCTATGTTGGAAAGGAGGGATGACTCGGGTGGTGTGGAGATTGGAGTGTGCTTGAAGAAGGGCGAGATGAatacttttctttctttatttaaagATGGCCTAAGCGATTAG